The following coding sequences lie in one Danio rerio strain Tuebingen ecotype United States chromosome 25, GRCz12tu, whole genome shotgun sequence genomic window:
- the ugt5a2 gene encoding UDP glucuronosyltransferase 5 family, polypeptide A2 precursor (The RefSeq protein has 8 substitutions compared to this genomic sequence), whose amino-acid sequence MHSHIHLGLFLLLCVLSRSYAGKLLVVPVEGSHWVNMKVLIVELHSRGHSITVVRGSSSWYIEEQSPLYTSITVDNGVFDDDFMEKFLPHLLKIQRQGKSFWNEMALADEMIHFVTETHKQSCNMTAILFENETLMNSLKDAAYDVVLTDPAYGSGVLLAHRLGLPLVYNVRWTVYGEAHFDIAPSPLSYVPVSGLQLTDKMTFSQRVMNMMTYIMIRYKYSKNFGSPYQELTQKYFGPNVNFFSLLQDADLWLMRNDFTFEFPRPTMPNVVYMGGFQCKPAKPLPGDLEEFVQSSGEHGVIMMSLGTVFGQLLSELNDEIAAAFAQLPQKVIWRYTGPRPANLGNNTLIVNWLPQNDLLGHPKTKLFVAHGGTNGLQEAIYHGVPIVGLPLAFDQPDNLSRMRAKGTAKIVEFATLDRAVFLEALKEVLHNPSYRENMQRLSKLHHDQPMKPLDRAIFWIEFVMRNKGAPHLRAQSFRMSWIEYQSIDVILTLMLMVLVFVLLTVYTMKYFCLCLFRKKVKRE is encoded by the coding sequence ATGCATCCCTCCACCCATCTTGGATTGTTCCTTCTGTTATGTGTCCTTTCAAGATCTTACGCTGGTAAACTTCTCGTGGTTCCTGTGGAAGGAAGTCACTGGGTCAATATGAAAGTCCTTATTGTGGAATTACATTCGAGGGGTCACAGTATCACCGTGGTCCGAGGTTCTAGCAGCTGGTACATTGAGGAACAGTCTCCTCTCTACACTTCTATCACTGTGGACAACGGGGTATTTGATGATGACTTCATGGAGACGTTCCTCCCTCACTTACTGAAAATCCAGAGACAAGGAAAATCATTTTGGAATGAAATGGCACTTGCTGACGAAATGATTCACTTTGTTACAGAGACTCATAAGCAATCCTGCAATATGACAGCAatattgtttgaaaatgaaacctTGATGAATTCTCTTAAAGATGCTGCATATGATGTTGTCCTGACGGATCCTGCTTATGGAAGTGGTGTGTTACTGGCACATCGTCTTGGGCTCCCTCTCGTGTATAATGTCCGCTGGACCGTATATGGAGAAGCCCATTTTGATATAGCTCCATCTCCTCTCTCATATGTACCTGTTTCAGGCTTACAACTAACGGACAAGATGACATTCAGTCAGAGAGTCATGAACATGATGACATATATAATGATTCGCTATAAATATTCCAAGAACTTTGGTTCTCCTTACCAAGAGCTCACCCAGAAATATTTTGGCCCCAATGTTAATTTCTTCTCGCTGCTTCAGGATGCAGACCTCTGGCTCATGAGAAACGATTTTACTTTTGAGTTTCCACGACCCACGATGCCAAATGTGGTCTACATGGGAGGCTTCCAGTGCAAACCTGCAAAGCCACTTCCAGGTGATCTTGAGGAGTTTGTGCAGAGCTCTGGAGAACATGGGGTGATCATGATGAGTTTGGGGACAGTTTTTGGTCAGCTTCTGAGTGAACTCAATGATGAAATTGCTGCAGCATTCGCTCAACTGCCTCAAAAAGTCATTTGGAGATACACAGGTCCACGACCTGCAAACCTTGGCAACAATACTTTGATTGTGAACTGGCTGCCCCAGAATGACTTGCTTGGACATCCTAAAACTAAACTGTTTGTAGCACATGGAGGCACCAATGGACTTCAGGAAGCCATCTATCACGGGGTGCCCATTGTAGGCCTTCCTTTAGCTTTTGATCAGCCTGATAATCTCTCCAGGATGCGAGCAAAGGGAACAGCAAAAATTGTAGAATTTGCAACTTTGGACAGGGCTGTGTTTCTGGAGGCGTTGAAGGAAGTGTTGCATAATCCGTCttacagagagaacatgcagaaACTGTCCAAGCTGCACCACGACCAGCCAATGAAACCTCTTGATCGTGCCATCTTCTGGATTGAATTTGTCATGAGGAATAAAGGAGCTCCTCATTTACGGACACAGTCTTTCAGAATGTCCTGGATTGAGTATCAGTCTATAGATGTTATTTTGACATTAATGTTGATGGTTTTAGTATTTGTTTTACTGACCGCTTATACAATGAAATATTTTTGCCTTTGTTTATTCAGAAAGAAAGTAAAGCATGAGTAA